Genomic segment of Arctopsyche grandis isolate Sample6627 chromosome 11, ASM5162203v2, whole genome shotgun sequence:
AACATCTGGTCCATATCGTATAATAGATAAACATATGATATACActtcataaaatacaatattcccAACCAccgttattaaaattatacctatatacatgcCAATCGTAATGCAAGTCTGCGTATTAAACGTAAATTCCACAAAATTGATCCAAAGATCGACTTTCAATTAAAAACGAAACACTttgattaataattatattcacaCGAGATTGTATTTCGTAAAACAATACCTCTAGCAAATTTCTGACGTCCCATTTTTCTCTTATCATGTTGTAGTGTGCTTCTCCACCTCTGACTCTACTCGGTTCCGAATGTacgacaatttttttaattacaaaccCCATTCCTTTAAATCCGTCTTGTTCCTTAAAACCATACAATACATCAATAGTGTTCACGTTTTAAAAATTCGCATCGCATTTATAATATCACACCTGTCTATCTTGCCATATTGTGTCGTTATATATCTTGTGAACTCGGTCAATGAGACTTatctaaaacaaacaaaataaatatgaaacataaaggtgcattgtatttaaaaagattATCTGTAGATAAAAATGTCAATACTAGATAGTTTATAGTAGTTTTAGTATTGCTTGCACCCATTTCTTGAAAAAATCTATAGTCGGCAACCAAAAGCAGAGGACATCTAGTTTTAGTCGGCGTATATTCATATTGGTCCATTTGTCTCTTCTGTCTTGATTTTGATGCTAATAGTTGTGGCTCACCGCCTTCGctagatttaatatatttttgcttCTCTAATTCATGCTGTTTGTTCTCTAAATCATCGTCTTCATCAGTTTCAAGctctaaaaacaaaaatttacattttatttaaaaaaaaaacttaaccgaatcaaaatttagtgcaaaaatatattataccttTTCCTTCTTTGACGTAGCCACATATTGTAGGAGCCATTCCATCTTTGCGATGATCATCCCAACTGAATTTAATATCAGACGCTTTATAAGCGATCATAGATTTGTTGTCGATTTCAGGCAAATGACGCCAAGACGGCTAAAAATTCAAACATATAAAAACAGTTTGgcatattgaaatgaaatttactaaaaaatattcACCTCTATATGATAGGTCTCCTCCGGCAGATGAATAGAAGCTGTCATGACTCCATCTTCCAAGTGTACTCTGACGTCTGACGCTGTTTCACCGAATACACGACCAGTATAGAAATTATCGCGATCTATACAAATATAAGTATTCACATAAAAAGTAACATATAAGAAATTTACAGTACAAATCCACTGACCTATGTGAATTGTTGTTTCTTGTCCATCTCCATCTACGGCGTATGCTTTAAACTTCGAATGGAGAACTGTGTGATGTGGGTTTAGTATGAGTCTAAAATCTCTTCCCAGAGTTCTAAATTTGACTTCCTTGATGGTATTGTAAGGATGACTTGACGGTTTCGCACCTCTTTTGACAACATGATGATTTAAGGCTGAAGCGTGTATCGTATCGAAGTATTTCAAGTTTTTATAAATCGAACCTGGATTATAGAatcatttgaatttcaattatatataatttatagaaGAATGGTAAATATTTTgagatattttataataaataaaaagcgaCATACCTTCTGAATGCGATGAGATAGAAAATAGTAGAAATATACAGATTGAAAACTTCATcataagtaattaattaaagacaaaatattgtaaatatctgCATGCTAGAAATAATAAAGCCACTCCTAGATTCTGAcacttttattcaatatttactgATCGAACTGACGGATCTTAACAGACTTATATACGGCCATCTGTGactgtcaaattttattaaaattgtaatgataaataggTAATACACGTTTTTCATGCTTATatgaatacaatttattttcatacattatacattattttcctttttttgttttctgtaatactaatctttcaattgaatattttatatttaattcatttaatattcgAACATTGAAATATTAACAGTGTCTTTATTTACAACATGGTTCTTTAAGAATCAAaacttattttgtttttctGTAGAAAATACTGTAGCGTAGATATTAGGTGAGTGGCgttcgtggaccgatggtttactagcgcagatcacctgatctcttgTCACGAATGAATCAGCCGTATGCAACGGCTAATGGGATCgtctgactcatcgaccaatgattgtTGAGCCCAAACGGGTATAAATGTGGGGCGCTCTCGGCctggaaaccattccgacctgAAGCGCCGACGAGAGCACACGAATAAACTTCTTCTACAacctcctgcgtctttctctccgattctggaagccccctcttcacgtccacgcaacaatacttTAATCAAACTGCTCATTGGCTACgttcacactaccgatatctacacccgatacacccgatatttaggaatttttccatatccagttctcATATTGctacctgtggttgctatttaggaactggttatggaaaaattcctaaatatcgggtgtatcgggtatagatatcggtagtgtagaTGTAGCCATTAGCTATATTGTTGAGAAACcatattttgaatatgtattcgatggtaattggattatttcgcacattgcgatcgcccaaaagacaattttcgccatgaaaatcgcgaatatggaatatttggcactcgagttctcgttagtatgatggaatttttggctgccagatgtcccgttatagatattttagtgacttttgggcgagcgctttgtgggcaataatcaccgaaccgtattcgATTTAGGAAAAATATTCCTGTACATGGACGGAACTCGATTATTTATGACTGTAAATGGCGGCTGTCAGTTTAGCCTACGCTTTGGTTTGAcgtattgttattaaaaatggtaatattatgtttgtattatatgtcaTTGCTTCATATTGATTTCATATCTGATAAAATATCCTTtttgctttaatttttattttttatgtaatttctaTGTGTAATATTATCGATTACTAAATAATGTGTTAGAGGTTATGTTAAAAGTATAAACATGAATTCAATTGCATTATCTTAATAATAACTATAatggaaaatatattattttgtattagtaTTCACTTCtacataaaaaagaaaatgcacACGAGGATGCCATCTGGTGCTGTGCATGGAGTAGAATTGGTGTGAAAACAAATAAGCCGGACGTGGATCCAGAAAATTCTAGGTAAGTAAtacatttttgcatttaaatttgtttcaaaattttataattaacttctATTATAAATGTTGTAGAGATTCGATAGCATCAAGTGAAGGCCATAGCGATTACGTTATTACCGGAGGTATTGATGATTTGGTGAAAGTTTGGCAAATTCGAAATGACAAATTAGAGTTGAGGCATAAGTTAGATGGCCACTCCCTAGGTGTCGTTTCATTAGACATTAGCTCCAATGGACGAAGTAaatatcttttatttttcaataaatttactcAATGTGATTTTTGACTATATTTATACAATCAAAACAAATTTTCAGCAATTGCTAGCAGTTCCTTAGATTCATCTTTGCGATTATGGGATATAGCTTCTGGTGAACAGCTAATTTCAATGGAAACTGGTCCTGTGGATGTTTGGACTGTTGTTTTCTCACCAGATGACAAACATGTCATTTCCGGTAGTAATGGTGGAAAAATTACAATGTATGGTGTAGAAAGCGGCAAACAGGAACAAACTTTAGATACTAGAGGAAAATTCATTTTGAGTATtgcatatgtaaggtttttcaaaTCGTATTCTTACccttgaatattatttaatatgaaaaatattctgaattaatgttatttatttttagagtcCTGATGGTAAATATATAGCCAGCGGTGCAATCGATGGTATTATCAACATATTTGATGTGGCACAAGGTAAACTTGTACATACTCTTGAGGGACACGCCATGCCAATCAGGGGTCTTTGCTTTTCTCCAGATTCACAGTTGCTTTTGACTGCTTCGGATGATGGTCATATAAAAATCTATGATGTGTcagtaaaaaataattgtatagaTATTGAAATAcgtgtatttatttgaattgtgtCTTAAgctgatatttattattatagccAACATGCTAATTTGGCTGGTACTGTGTCTGGTCATGCATCTTGGGTTCTCTCTGTGGCATTTAGCCCGGACGGTAAGAATTTTGCTTCGTGTAGTTCCGATAGGACAGTTAAAATCTGGGAATTCG
This window contains:
- the LOC143919492 gene encoding uncharacterized protein LOC143919492 gives rise to the protein MYSLLHKKENAHEDAIWCCAWSRIGVKTNKPDVDPENSRDSIASSEGHSDYVITGGIDDLVKVWQIRNDKLELRHKLDGHSLGVVSLDISSNGRTIASSSLDSSLRLWDIASGEQLISMETGPVDVWTVVFSPDDKHVISGSNGGKITMYGVESGKQEQTLDTRGKFILSIAYSPDGKYIASGAIDGIINIFDVAQGKLVHTLEGHAMPIRGLCFSPDSQLLLTASDDGHIKIYDVQHANLAGTVSGHASWVLSVAFSPDGKNFASCSSDRTVKIWEFATKSCLNTFHEHGDQVWGVKYSPDNNRVVSVSEDKSINLYSCPV